In a single window of the Candidatus Flexicrinis proximus genome:
- a CDS encoding DUF1343 domain-containing protein yields MSVYPAIEVVKYDKFSALQGRKYGLLTHAAATDYLLTPTYDLLANIPGARPSALFSPEHGLLSTVPDGVAIGDQTDPRTRLPVYSLYGDHKKPTADMLEGLDLVVADISDIGTRFYTYIWTLSYMLEACGELGIDVLVLDRPNPLGARVHGLYVEPDSTSFVGRYAHSIPNTHGLTVGELARYFNAEFNPTPSKLTVVSVSGWSRNMPWEEVGLPWILPSPAMPGITTARHYPGSALIEGTTLSEGRGTSLPFEVAGAPGIDGFHLAERLNMLHLQGVRFRPHAFRPTASKHAGKDCQGVQAHITDLRYFEPVRTWLNVIVTLRAVYPDVFEWIEPVNGHQHFDLLIGNTWARQMIEANAKADDILDEEREVIAHFEERRLPYLLYG; encoded by the coding sequence ATGAGCGTATATCCCGCGATCGAGGTGGTGAAATACGATAAGTTCTCCGCACTGCAAGGACGCAAGTACGGCCTGCTGACACATGCGGCGGCGACGGACTACCTGCTGACGCCAACCTATGACCTGCTGGCGAATATCCCGGGCGCTCGGCCGAGCGCACTATTCTCGCCGGAACATGGGCTGCTCTCGACGGTGCCGGATGGCGTCGCGATTGGCGACCAGACCGATCCACGCACGCGGCTGCCGGTCTACAGCCTGTACGGCGACCATAAGAAACCAACGGCGGACATGCTCGAAGGGCTTGACCTGGTTGTGGCGGATATCTCGGACATCGGCACGCGCTTCTATACCTATATCTGGACGCTGTCGTATATGTTGGAAGCCTGCGGCGAACTGGGGATCGATGTGCTGGTGCTGGACCGGCCAAACCCGCTCGGCGCGAGGGTCCACGGGCTGTATGTGGAACCGGACAGCACGAGTTTCGTCGGGCGCTACGCCCACAGCATCCCGAATACGCACGGGCTGACGGTGGGCGAACTGGCACGTTATTTCAATGCGGAGTTCAATCCGACGCCGAGCAAGCTGACGGTGGTCAGCGTCAGCGGATGGTCGCGCAACATGCCGTGGGAGGAGGTGGGGCTGCCATGGATCCTGCCCTCGCCGGCCATGCCCGGAATCACCACCGCCCGGCATTACCCCGGCTCGGCGCTGATCGAAGGCACGACGTTGAGCGAAGGGCGCGGGACTTCGCTGCCGTTTGAGGTCGCGGGCGCGCCGGGGATCGACGGCTTCCACCTGGCTGAACGGTTGAACATGCTGCATCTGCAAGGCGTCCGGTTCCGGCCGCATGCCTTCCGGCCCACGGCGAGCAAACACGCGGGGAAGGATTGTCAGGGCGTGCAGGCACATATCACCGACCTGCGCTACTTCGAGCCGGTCAGGACATGGCTAAACGTGATCGTGACGCTGCGCGCCGTCTACCCGGATGTCTTCGAGTGGATCGAGCCGGTCAACGGACACCAGCACTTCGACCTGCTGATCGGCAATACGTGGGCGCGGCAGATGATCGAGGCGAATGCAAAGGCGGATGATATTCTTGACGAGGAGCGCGAAGTGATCGCGCACTTTGAGGAGCGGCGACTGCCGTATCTGTTGTATGGATGA